The proteins below come from a single Candidatus Eremiobacteraceae bacterium genomic window:
- the dapA gene encoding 4-hydroxy-tetrahydrodipicolinate synthase: MARFGPVVTAMITPMRDDGSVDYPEARRLASWLCERGSTGLVLAGTTGESPTLRDDEKVKLFREIVAEIGGRAKVIANTGGNDTHHSIELSKQAQACGVDALLVVGPYYNKPPQAGLIGHFSAIADAVEIPIVIYNIPGRTAVNILPETIATLSDHPRIAGVKESSGDLMQIGELITKVAKDFDVYSGDDHLTLPIMAIGGCGVVSVASHVAGDEIRAMCDAYADGDVLQAAQLHQAVLPLIKALFAVTSPIPVKAAMQRFGFATGACRPPLCALTPEQERALDRALAPWRDRVHSTV, from the coding sequence ATGGCACGTTTCGGACCGGTCGTCACCGCGATGATCACACCCATGCGCGACGATGGCTCCGTCGACTACCCTGAAGCGCGCCGTCTCGCAAGCTGGTTATGCGAACGCGGCAGCACCGGACTCGTGCTCGCGGGCACGACAGGCGAGTCGCCGACGCTGCGCGACGATGAGAAGGTCAAGCTGTTCCGCGAGATCGTCGCCGAGATCGGCGGACGCGCCAAGGTCATCGCCAACACCGGCGGCAACGACACGCACCACTCGATCGAGCTGAGCAAGCAGGCACAGGCCTGTGGCGTCGACGCGCTCCTCGTGGTGGGGCCCTACTATAATAAGCCGCCTCAGGCCGGCCTTATCGGACATTTCAGCGCGATCGCCGACGCGGTCGAGATCCCGATCGTGATCTACAACATCCCCGGCCGCACGGCGGTCAACATCCTGCCGGAGACGATCGCCACGCTGAGCGATCATCCGCGCATCGCGGGCGTCAAAGAGTCGAGCGGCGATCTCATGCAGATCGGCGAGCTCATCACCAAAGTCGCCAAAGACTTCGACGTCTACTCGGGTGACGACCACCTGACCCTGCCGATCATGGCGATCGGCGGCTGTGGCGTGGTCAGCGTCGCCAGCCATGTCGCGGGAGATGAGATCCGCGCCATGTGCGACGCCTATGCGGACGGTGATGTCTTGCAGGCGGCACAGCTTCATCAGGCGGTGCTGCCGCTCATCAAGGCGCTGTTCGCAGTGACCAGCCCCATCCCGGTGAAGGCGGCGATGCAGCGCTTCGGGTTCGCTACCGGCGCGTGCCGCCCGCCGCTGTGCGCGTTGACCCCCGAGCAGGAGCGCGCGCTCGATCGCGCGCTTGCGCCGTGGCGCGACCGGGTCCACTCGACCGTATGA
- a CDS encoding branched-chain amino acid ABC transporter permease produces MADARARRIALGALVVAAALAPALLHGYALYLAIEVVLYAIAAVALDLLVGYAGLVSLGQAAFFGLGAYAAAIVSAHAGPNLALTLAAGFAVAALFAAITAPLSLRSAGIFFLMITLAFAQLVWATADKWHSVSGGSDGLVVPRLPLSDTLFYLISVTLLLLIIAGLSYLLRTPFGRVLEAARQSETRTRALGLSAFWYKYWAFVLAGGVTGLAGVLHAHHRNFVSLADVDWTNSVVLLVMVLLGGARSLWGGVIGAGVFVLLQAWISSRTDKWEMFVIGAVLIVVVLFTRRGLWSLVNA; encoded by the coding sequence GTGGCTGACGCGCGCGCGCGACGCATCGCGCTCGGTGCGCTCGTCGTCGCTGCGGCGCTGGCGCCGGCGCTGCTGCACGGGTATGCGCTCTATCTCGCGATCGAGGTCGTGCTTTACGCGATCGCGGCGGTCGCGCTCGATCTGCTCGTCGGCTACGCGGGTCTGGTGTCGCTCGGGCAGGCCGCGTTTTTCGGGCTGGGCGCCTACGCGGCAGCGATCGTCAGCGCTCACGCCGGCCCGAATCTCGCGCTGACGCTGGCGGCGGGCTTTGCGGTCGCCGCGTTGTTCGCGGCCATCACCGCGCCATTGTCGCTGCGCAGCGCCGGTATCTTCTTCCTTATGATAACGCTGGCGTTCGCGCAGCTCGTGTGGGCGACCGCCGACAAGTGGCATTCGGTCTCGGGAGGCAGCGACGGCTTGGTCGTCCCTCGCTTGCCGTTGAGCGACACGCTCTTCTATCTCATATCTGTGACGCTGCTGCTGTTGATCATCGCCGGTCTTTCGTACTTGCTGCGCACGCCGTTCGGACGAGTGCTCGAAGCCGCGCGGCAGAGCGAGACGCGCACGCGCGCGTTGGGTCTGTCCGCGTTCTGGTACAAGTACTGGGCGTTCGTGCTCGCCGGCGGCGTGACCGGCCTCGCGGGAGTGCTGCACGCGCATCATCGCAACTTCGTGAGCCTCGCCGACGTCGACTGGACGAACTCGGTGGTGCTGCTGGTCATGGTCCTGCTCGGCGGCGCGCGCAGCTTGTGGGGCGGCGTCATCGGCGCAGGCGTGTTCGTCCTGCTGCAGGCCTGGATCAGCTCGCGGACCGACAAATGGGAGATGTTCGTCATCGGCGCGGTGCTCATCGTGGTCGTGCTGTTCACACGCCGCGGCCTGTGGAGCCTGGTCAATGCCTGA
- the ribD gene encoding bifunctional diaminohydroxyphosphoribosylaminopyrimidine deaminase/5-amino-6-(5-phosphoribosylamino)uracil reductase RibD has product MSSAYMKRALALAARASGDTSPNPLVGAVVVRDGHVVGEGFHRRAGAAHAERVALRKAGARSRGATLYSTLEPCAHRGRTPPCTSAIIAAGIKRVTIAIEDPDSKVNGRGIAAMRRAGIEVEIGDGASSAREQNRAYIAQRTTGRPFVTLKIAQTLDGYVARRKGERTQITGPAAARFTRRQRIEHDVVMVGVETAIVDDPMLTVRPPHRRAVPYVRVVVDSRGRIPLHAKLITDQRSARTIVATTHAMPAAVRAALVARGVHVMNCKRTSAGRVDLRDLLARLGRQGHLSVLCEAGPTLARALVSARLVDRIHWLIAPIRFGVTLARNGPRTRPVQAPLMPRAHVERVRRIGRDTLIEAAPEVHSSSPDSSRIVARSSASARGRARAGSSSKARRSAKPKRRAQA; this is encoded by the coding sequence ATGTCAAGTGCGTACATGAAGCGCGCGCTCGCGCTCGCGGCGCGCGCGAGCGGCGACACCAGCCCGAACCCGCTGGTCGGCGCGGTCGTCGTGCGCGACGGGCATGTCGTCGGAGAAGGATTTCACCGTCGAGCCGGCGCTGCGCATGCCGAACGGGTAGCGCTGCGTAAGGCCGGCGCACGTTCGCGCGGCGCGACTTTGTATTCGACGCTTGAACCATGTGCGCACCGCGGCCGGACACCGCCATGCACGAGCGCGATCATCGCGGCCGGCATCAAACGCGTGACGATCGCGATCGAAGATCCGGACAGCAAAGTGAACGGCCGAGGCATCGCGGCCATGCGCCGTGCCGGTATCGAGGTCGAGATCGGCGACGGCGCTTCATCTGCGCGCGAGCAGAACCGCGCGTACATCGCGCAGCGCACGACCGGCCGTCCATTCGTCACGTTGAAGATCGCGCAGACGCTCGACGGTTACGTCGCGCGTCGCAAGGGTGAACGCACGCAGATCACAGGCCCGGCGGCCGCCAGGTTCACCCGGCGCCAGCGCATCGAGCACGACGTGGTGATGGTCGGCGTCGAGACGGCGATCGTCGACGATCCGATGCTTACCGTTCGCCCGCCGCATCGGCGCGCCGTGCCGTACGTGCGTGTCGTGGTGGATTCGCGCGGGCGCATACCGCTGCACGCGAAACTCATCACCGACCAGCGCAGCGCGCGCACCATCGTCGCGACCACACACGCGATGCCGGCAGCCGTTCGCGCCGCGCTCGTGGCGCGCGGCGTGCACGTGATGAACTGCAAACGCACGAGCGCGGGGCGCGTGGACCTGCGCGATCTGCTCGCGCGTCTTGGCAGGCAAGGACACTTGAGCGTGCTCTGCGAAGCCGGGCCGACGCTCGCGCGGGCGCTCGTGTCCGCGCGCCTCGTCGATCGCATCCACTGGTTGATCGCGCCGATCCGATTCGGCGTCACACTTGCGCGCAACGGCCCGCGCACGCGTCCGGTTCAGGCACCGCTGATGCCGCGCGCGCACGTCGAACGCGTCCGCCGCATCGGACGCGACACGCTCATCGAAGCCGCACCGGAGGTGCACTCATCTTCACCGGACTCATCGCGCATCGTGGCACGGTCGTCAGCGTCAGCGCGCGGTCGGGCGCGCGCCGGCTCGTCATCGAAAGCGCGCCGCTCAGCGAAGCCGAAACGCCGGGCGCAAGCATAA
- a CDS encoding ABC transporter substrate-binding protein — MSLTRRDFIKAGIAAGGLGLLPQTLPSKAAAKDALKIGVILPSSGVYAELGDQIGKGMRMYFDEVRNTAGGREIVIVNENESSDPSVAVSKATKLIQSDKVDLLAGIVATPSAYAIRDLVTDAQVPLIVANAGGDALTRARKSPYIFRTSFSAWQFANPLGTWVADKFSKQVFMIAADYAYGRESAADFKAAYTAAGGKVIDEVYPPLGSPDFSSYIAKIAAAKPDVLFGFLAGSDGVIFLKQFQQFGLSKSIKLAVIGDMVEENTLAAVGNAAEGAHSSLHWALLLRNPENERFVQDYQIRFGSDASVYSMRGFDTAHVIVDAINKLDGDTSNKKKMIEAFEAVKFASPRGQFEFDPVTHNVVQDVYLREVVLTGTGDHNKVVSDLGRIRDPG, encoded by the coding sequence ATGAGTCTGACGCGACGCGATTTCATCAAGGCCGGCATCGCCGCCGGCGGCTTGGGACTGCTGCCGCAAACTTTGCCCTCGAAAGCCGCGGCCAAAGACGCGCTCAAGATCGGCGTCATCCTGCCGTCGAGCGGGGTCTATGCCGAGCTCGGCGATCAGATCGGCAAGGGCATGCGCATGTATTTCGACGAGGTGCGCAACACGGCCGGCGGACGCGAGATCGTGATCGTCAACGAGAACGAATCGAGCGACCCCAGCGTGGCGGTTTCCAAGGCCACCAAGCTCATCCAATCCGACAAGGTCGATCTGCTCGCGGGAATCGTCGCGACGCCGTCCGCCTACGCGATCCGCGATCTCGTCACCGACGCGCAAGTGCCCTTGATCGTCGCCAACGCGGGCGGCGATGCGCTGACGCGCGCGCGCAAGAGCCCATACATCTTCCGCACCAGCTTCTCGGCTTGGCAGTTCGCCAACCCGTTGGGCACGTGGGTGGCGGACAAATTCAGCAAACAGGTCTTCATGATCGCCGCCGACTACGCGTACGGGCGCGAAAGCGCCGCCGATTTCAAAGCCGCATACACCGCGGCCGGCGGCAAGGTGATCGACGAGGTCTATCCTCCGCTGGGCAGTCCTGACTTCTCCTCCTACATCGCCAAGATCGCGGCCGCCAAGCCCGATGTGCTGTTCGGTTTTCTCGCCGGCAGCGACGGCGTGATCTTCCTCAAGCAATTCCAGCAGTTCGGCTTGTCCAAGTCGATCAAGCTGGCCGTGATCGGCGATATGGTCGAGGAGAACACGCTGGCGGCGGTCGGCAACGCGGCCGAAGGCGCCCATAGCTCGCTGCACTGGGCGCTGCTGCTGCGGAATCCGGAGAACGAGCGTTTCGTGCAGGACTATCAGATCCGTTTCGGCTCCGATGCCAGCGTCTATTCGATGCGCGGTTTCGACACCGCACACGTCATCGTCGACGCGATCAACAAGCTCGACGGCGACACCTCGAACAAGAAGAAGATGATCGAGGCGTTCGAAGCGGTGAAGTTCGCCAGCCCGCGCGGGCAATTCGAATTCGACCCGGTCACGCACAACGTGGTCCAGGACGTCTATCTGCGTGAAGTCGTCCTGACCGGCACGGGCGACCACAACAAGGTCGTGTCCGACCTAGGCCGCATCCGCGACCCGGGCTGA
- a CDS encoding riboflavin synthase, which produces MAHRGTVVSVSARSGARRLVIESAPLSEAETPGASINVNGVCLTVVEAHRGRLAFDVVPETLSRTNLGALETGDVVNLEPSLRLGDPMGGHLVYGHVDTTTTIERKVPEGPGFRLWCSVPASVGPMIVAKGYVALDGVSLTVAEVDTSQGSFAVALIPETLARTTFGSADVGDAINLEVDPVARYVQALLTVE; this is translated from the coding sequence ATCGCGCATCGTGGCACGGTCGTCAGCGTCAGCGCGCGGTCGGGCGCGCGCCGGCTCGTCATCGAAAGCGCGCCGCTCAGCGAAGCCGAAACGCCGGGCGCAAGCATAAACGTCAACGGCGTGTGTCTGACGGTCGTCGAAGCGCATCGCGGACGGCTCGCATTCGACGTCGTGCCGGAGACGCTGTCGCGCACCAATCTCGGCGCGCTCGAGACCGGGGACGTCGTCAATCTCGAACCCAGTCTGCGGCTCGGCGACCCGATGGGCGGCCATCTCGTCTACGGACATGTCGACACCACGACGACGATCGAGCGCAAGGTCCCCGAAGGGCCTGGGTTCCGCCTGTGGTGCTCGGTCCCGGCGTCCGTGGGGCCGATGATTGTAGCAAAAGGCTACGTGGCGCTCGACGGAGTGAGCCTCACGGTTGCCGAAGTAGATACGTCCCAGGGGTCGTTCGCCGTCGCGCTCATCCCGGAGACGCTCGCGCGGACGACATTCGGCAGCGCCGACGTGGGCGACGCGATCAACCTCGAAGTCGATCCGGTCGCGCGCTACGTCCAAGCGCTCTTGACGGTCGAATAA
- a CDS encoding NDP-sugar synthase encodes MRGMILAGGLSTRLYPLTLKLPKPLVPVLDRPVVAHVLDYLRRFDVDDISINVHYFSDAVRQFVGDGSAWKANVTYLHETELMGSAGAVKQLAARFTETFAVIGCDDVTTLDLRAAIDFHRAHDAMATIVLARAADVSHYGVVVTDADGRIRSFQEKPAPGTELSKLVNTGVYIFEPGVLEHIPANTFYDFGKQVFPHLLRSQERFFGMVQDAYWCDVGTPTEYRRVHRDALEGRVRLTPGEGAVVRDGVLLGRDARVDPSATIVAPSCIGHGAAIEAGATVERSIIWSGAKVGAGARVRDAVIGNGVTIDPGAVIEGGEHAAATLTR; translated from the coding sequence ATGCGCGGTATGATACTGGCGGGCGGCCTTTCAACGCGGCTGTATCCTCTCACGCTGAAATTGCCCAAGCCGCTCGTGCCGGTGCTCGATCGGCCGGTGGTCGCGCACGTGCTCGATTACCTGCGCCGTTTCGACGTCGACGATATCTCGATCAACGTGCATTATTTCTCCGACGCGGTGCGCCAGTTCGTCGGCGACGGATCGGCCTGGAAAGCGAACGTCACGTATCTCCACGAGACCGAGCTCATGGGCAGCGCAGGGGCGGTCAAGCAGCTCGCCGCGCGCTTCACGGAGACGTTTGCGGTCATCGGCTGCGACGATGTGACCACGCTCGACCTGCGCGCTGCTATCGACTTCCATCGCGCGCATGACGCGATGGCCACGATCGTGCTGGCGCGCGCGGCCGACGTCAGCCACTACGGCGTGGTCGTGACCGACGCGGATGGCCGGATCCGCAGCTTTCAAGAAAAGCCGGCTCCCGGCACCGAGTTGAGCAAGCTCGTCAACACCGGAGTCTACATCTTCGAACCCGGCGTGCTCGAACACATCCCGGCGAACACGTTCTACGATTTCGGCAAGCAGGTGTTCCCGCATCTGCTGCGCTCGCAAGAGCGCTTCTTCGGGATGGTGCAAGACGCGTATTGGTGCGACGTCGGCACGCCCACGGAATACCGGCGCGTCCACCGCGACGCGCTCGAAGGCCGCGTGCGGCTCACGCCGGGCGAGGGCGCGGTCGTTCGCGACGGCGTGCTGCTCGGCCGCGATGCGCGCGTTGATCCAAGCGCCACGATCGTCGCCCCATCGTGCATCGGTCACGGCGCGGCCATTGAGGCGGGCGCCACCGTCGAGCGCTCGATCATCTGGAGCGGCGCCAAGGTCGGAGCCGGCGCGCGCGTGCGCGACGCGGTGATCGGCAATGGCGTCACCATCGACCCTGGCGCGGTGATCGAAGGCGGCGAGCACGCCGCCGCGACGCTCACGCGCTGA
- a CDS encoding ATP-binding cassette domain-containing protein, with protein MPELTVESLGKRFGGVAALDGVNLRVERSERRAIIGPNGAGKSTLFAIISGEETPTHGNVHIGRQRTTGMPPERVARLGVARTFQTSSVFTDFSVLDNVRVSALQATGHAWTVTAPLDALADCDAAAFSALEAVGLGAKAQEPATALSHGELRQLEIAAALVQRPSLLLLDEPLAGLAASERRRIGALLTGLPRDITVLLIEHDLDFAQSFAERMTVLDNGRVLADGATRDVRENPAVQAVYLGTGATTRVAARTSFAETPLPLLEAIGVESGYGSARVLDRVSLEIARGEVVAVLGRNGMGKSTLLNTLIGFLPLRAGSVTFDGVDVSRASPLARARGGMALVPQGRRMLSGLTVGEELRLGARPGPWDLPRIAALFPRLAERERQPSETLSGGEQQMVAIARALLRNPLLLLMDEPSEGLSPALVRSLEGTIAALRGEGETVLLAEQNVDLALAVADRVYVLEHGRIVEHETAAALRAHRSRLERFLGL; from the coding sequence ATGCCTGAGCTGACCGTCGAGTCGCTCGGCAAGCGTTTCGGCGGCGTGGCCGCGCTCGACGGCGTCAACCTGCGCGTCGAGCGGTCGGAACGTCGCGCGATCATCGGGCCGAACGGCGCCGGCAAGAGCACGCTCTTCGCCATCATCAGCGGTGAAGAGACGCCGACGCACGGCAACGTCCACATCGGCCGGCAGCGCACGACGGGCATGCCGCCCGAGCGCGTCGCGCGCCTGGGGGTCGCGCGTACCTTCCAGACCAGCAGCGTCTTCACCGATTTCAGCGTTCTCGACAACGTCAGAGTGAGCGCGCTGCAGGCGACCGGACACGCGTGGACCGTCACCGCGCCGCTCGACGCGCTCGCCGATTGCGACGCGGCGGCGTTCAGCGCGCTCGAGGCGGTGGGGCTCGGCGCGAAGGCTCAAGAGCCCGCGACGGCGCTTTCGCACGGCGAGCTGCGCCAACTGGAGATCGCCGCCGCATTGGTGCAGCGTCCGTCGCTGCTGCTGCTCGACGAGCCGCTCGCAGGATTGGCCGCATCCGAACGCCGGCGCATCGGCGCGCTGCTCACCGGCCTGCCGCGCGACATCACCGTGCTGCTCATCGAGCACGATCTCGACTTCGCGCAATCTTTCGCCGAGCGCATGACCGTTCTCGACAACGGCCGCGTGCTCGCCGACGGCGCGACGCGCGACGTGCGCGAGAATCCGGCCGTCCAGGCCGTCTATCTGGGGACTGGCGCCACCACGCGCGTCGCCGCGCGTACGAGCTTTGCCGAGACGCCATTGCCGCTGCTCGAGGCGATCGGGGTAGAATCCGGATATGGATCGGCACGCGTGCTCGACCGGGTATCGCTTGAGATCGCGCGCGGCGAGGTCGTTGCGGTCCTCGGGCGCAACGGCATGGGCAAGAGCACGCTGCTCAACACGCTTATCGGCTTCTTACCGCTGCGCGCAGGCAGCGTCACTTTCGACGGTGTCGACGTGTCGCGCGCATCGCCGCTGGCGCGTGCACGCGGCGGCATGGCCTTGGTGCCGCAGGGGCGGCGGATGCTCTCAGGCCTCACCGTCGGTGAGGAGCTGCGGTTGGGAGCGCGGCCGGGGCCCTGGGACCTGCCACGCATCGCGGCGCTGTTCCCACGGCTCGCAGAGCGCGAGCGTCAGCCCAGCGAGACGCTGTCCGGCGGCGAGCAGCAGATGGTGGCGATCGCGCGAGCGCTGCTGCGCAACCCGCTGTTGCTGCTGATGGACGAGCCGAGCGAGGGACTCAGTCCGGCGCTCGTGCGCAGCCTTGAAGGTACGATCGCGGCGCTGCGCGGTGAAGGCGAGACCGTGCTGCTCGCCGAGCAGAACGTCGACCTGGCGCTGGCCGTCGCCGACCGCGTCTACGTGCTCGAGCACGGCCGAATCGTCGAGCACGAGACAGCGGCAGCGCTGCGCGCGCATCGCTCTCGCCTCGAGCGCTTCCTCGGCCTTTAA
- a CDS encoding WecB/TagA/CpsF family glycosyltransferase translates to MTAPALERAGLQILGCRVDRVDAAGAAARIADLIEQRKAAHVVTLGAEMANLAYDDASYRDVINAADLVVPDTVGIVAASRLLGAPLPERVAGIDLLERLCADAAVKGRPVYLLGGADGVAADAGRALRQRYPGLRIAGVEHGYFADSDASAIAQRIHSSGARLVLVGLGFPRQERFIHENLEHVGPAVCVGVGGSFDVIAGRLPRAPRLIRAAGLEWLYRLAREPRRFRRQLALPLFAVRALRQSLRARVGASSARVK, encoded by the coding sequence ATGACCGCACCCGCGCTCGAACGCGCGGGGCTGCAGATCCTCGGATGCCGCGTGGACCGCGTCGATGCCGCGGGAGCCGCAGCGCGCATCGCGGATCTTATCGAACAACGCAAAGCCGCGCACGTCGTGACGCTGGGCGCCGAAATGGCAAATCTCGCATACGACGACGCGAGTTACCGCGACGTGATCAACGCCGCCGATCTCGTCGTCCCCGACACCGTGGGCATCGTGGCCGCTTCCCGATTGCTCGGAGCACCGTTGCCCGAACGCGTGGCCGGCATCGACCTGCTCGAGCGCCTGTGCGCCGACGCCGCAGTGAAAGGCCGTCCGGTGTATCTGCTCGGCGGCGCCGACGGCGTCGCAGCGGATGCGGGCCGTGCCCTGCGCCAGCGCTACCCCGGTCTTCGCATCGCGGGCGTCGAGCACGGCTATTTCGCCGATAGCGATGCGTCCGCAATCGCGCAGCGCATCCACTCATCGGGCGCGCGCTTAGTGCTCGTCGGTCTTGGCTTTCCGCGCCAAGAGCGCTTCATCCATGAGAATCTGGAGCACGTCGGGCCGGCGGTGTGCGTCGGCGTCGGCGGCTCGTTCGACGTGATCGCCGGACGCCTGCCCAGAGCGCCGCGCCTGATCCGCGCCGCGGGTCTCGAATGGCTCTATCGTCTGGCGCGGGAGCCGCGCCGGTTCCGCCGCCAGCTCGCGCTGCCGCTCTTCGCGGTGCGTGCGCTGCGCCAGTCTTTGCGCGCGCGGGTAGGCGCTTCGAGCGCCCGGGTCAAATAG
- a CDS encoding branched-chain amino acid ABC transporter permease, whose amino-acid sequence MPPQLLEVQGLNSLAFAMLLFLLAAGFSLIYGVGRIANLAHGTFYMVGAYMGYTVATKTGNFWAALAIAALLGGVLGWLVERLLLRRLRGRELDQVLLTVGLAFILADVIRAIWGADIRSSSPPAVLSGLVPVFGVQYPAYQLFVIVVGVVAFAALQLLLRSPLGARVRAVTADPQIADSLGVPAQAVASGTFTAAVALAAFGGAVGGPIIALAPGLDLQMMLLALVVVVVGGLGSVAGAFVGAIIVAAVNGFGSLFYPEFAPFLIFALMVVVLGFRPQGLLGRRG is encoded by the coding sequence GTGCCGCCGCAACTCCTCGAAGTCCAGGGTCTCAACAGCCTGGCGTTCGCCATGCTGTTGTTCCTTTTGGCGGCCGGCTTCTCGCTGATCTATGGCGTCGGGCGCATCGCGAATCTTGCGCACGGCACGTTCTACATGGTCGGCGCGTACATGGGCTACACGGTCGCGACCAAGACCGGCAATTTCTGGGCGGCGCTCGCCATCGCCGCATTGCTGGGCGGGGTGCTGGGCTGGCTCGTCGAGCGCCTGCTGCTGCGCCGGCTGCGCGGCCGAGAGCTCGATCAAGTGCTTTTGACCGTGGGCTTGGCCTTCATCCTCGCCGACGTCATCCGCGCGATCTGGGGCGCGGACATCCGCTCGTCGTCGCCGCCGGCGGTCTTGAGCGGACTCGTGCCGGTGTTCGGCGTCCAGTACCCCGCGTATCAGCTTTTCGTGATCGTCGTCGGCGTGGTCGCGTTCGCGGCTTTGCAGCTGCTTCTCCGAAGTCCGCTCGGCGCGCGCGTCCGCGCGGTGACCGCAGATCCGCAGATCGCCGACTCGCTCGGCGTGCCGGCACAAGCCGTCGCGTCGGGCACGTTCACAGCGGCGGTCGCACTCGCCGCGTTCGGCGGCGCGGTCGGCGGCCCGATCATCGCGCTCGCGCCCGGCCTGGACCTGCAGATGATGCTGCTCGCCCTCGTGGTGGTCGTCGTCGGCGGATTGGGCAGCGTCGCCGGCGCATTCGTAGGCGCGATCATCGTCGCAGCGGTGAACGGCTTCGGCTCGCTCTTCTACCCTGAGTTCGCGCCGTTCTTGATCTTCGCGCTCATGGTCGTCGTGCTCGGCTTCCGGCCGCAGGGACTGCTCGGCAGACGTGGCTGA
- a CDS encoding phosphoribosyltransferase family protein, with the protein MLTAMLDVLAPARCAACGAFAAPLCSICRRELAASRLLVRHDIAGIDSVVALGAFEGALRRAIHALKYANRLDVADEIAQALAGKFCPDERLLIPVPLHPGRLRWRGYNQAEALAGALTRAWKTRGRAPLLVAPAALYRCTATPPQSALRLAAREENVRGSFAPGSQACIVNGRRVLLVDDVVTSGATIRACAGVLRTCGAADIVAICAATRP; encoded by the coding sequence GTGCTCACCGCCATGCTGGACGTCCTTGCTCCGGCCCGCTGCGCCGCGTGCGGTGCGTTCGCCGCGCCGTTGTGCTCCATCTGTCGTCGCGAACTCGCAGCTTCGCGCCTGCTGGTCCGGCACGATATCGCCGGAATCGACAGCGTGGTCGCGCTCGGAGCGTTCGAAGGCGCCCTGCGGCGCGCGATTCACGCGCTCAAGTACGCAAACCGATTGGATGTCGCAGACGAGATCGCGCAAGCGCTCGCCGGCAAGTTCTGCCCGGACGAACGGCTTTTGATACCGGTGCCGCTGCATCCAGGCCGGCTGCGCTGGCGAGGGTACAACCAAGCCGAGGCGCTGGCCGGCGCGCTGACGCGCGCCTGGAAAACACGCGGGCGCGCCCCGCTCTTGGTCGCACCGGCCGCTTTATACCGCTGCACCGCGACGCCGCCGCAGAGCGCGCTGCGCCTGGCTGCGCGGGAAGAAAACGTCCGCGGCTCGTTTGCCCCCGGCTCGCAAGCGTGCATCGTGAACGGCCGGCGGGTCCTCTTGGTCGACGACGTCGTCACCAGCGGCGCGACGATTCGCGCATGCGCCGGAGTCCTGCGCACATGCGGCGCTGCGGACATCGTGGCGATATGCGCCGCGACCAGACCGTGA